In a single window of the Nicotiana tomentosiformis chromosome 10, ASM39032v3, whole genome shotgun sequence genome:
- the LOC104103245 gene encoding cyclase-like protein 3: protein MTSHTLFALLLPLAAVLTLVSVVSAAGAVSTSDFQIITREERNYRQKKVIDISHKYVPDLPAFGSKNGLGNFIRLQTSIKLGDLSNDSVFNLSTHSGTHVDAPGHFNETLFELGYDVVSLDLRTLNGPVLVVETPRDKNITAEVMRSLNIPRGVKRVIFRTLNTDRRLMYKKEFDSSYTAFTSDGAEYLVQNTDIKLVGVDYLSVAINPKDQLTKVHQLLLAPKDIIPVEGLKLDDVVPGVYTIHCLPLRLNHGDGSPARCILFH from the exons ATGACCAGTCACACACTGTTCGCTCTCCTGCTGCCGCTCGCCGCCGTACTGACACTTGTCTCCGTCGTCAGCGCCGCCGGGGCAGTGAGCACTTCTGACTTTCAAATTATCACGAGAGAAGAGAGAAATTACAGGCAAAAAAAGGTAATTGACATTTCCCATAAATATGTTCCTGATTTGCCAGCTTTCGGTTCAAAAAATGGGTTAGGCAACTTCATAAGACTTCAGACAAGTATCAAATTGGGTGATCTCTCAAATGATTCAGTCTTCAACCTTTCTACTCATTCTGGTACACATGTTGATGCTCCTGGACATTTCAATGAGACTCTTTTCGAGCTCGGTTACGATGTCGTTTCGCTTGATCTCCGAACCTTAAATG GTCCTGTTCTTGTAGTGGAAACTCCACGGGACAAGAATATTACAG CTGAAGTGATGAGGTCATTGAACATACCCCGAGGAGTAAAACGTGTTATCTTTCGAACATTAAACACCGACAG GAGGCTGATGTACAAGAAAGAATTTGATTCCTCCTATACAGCATTCACCTCAGATGGAGCAGAGTATCTGGTCCAGAATACTGACATCAAACTGGTTGGTGTTGATTACTTGTCTGTCGCAATTAATCCCAAGGATCAGCTCACTAAAGTTCATCAACTTCTTCTGGCTCCTAAA GATATAATTCCGGTGGAAGGCCTCAAGCTTGATGATGTCGTCCCAGGAGTTTACACAATTCACTGCCTACCTCTGAGGTTGAATCATGGCGATGGTTCACCTGCCAGGTGCATCCTCTTCCATTAA